The segment TTACAGGGCTTGATCAAGTGATGGCATTACCGCAGGAAAGTAATGAGCATCAGGTCATGGATCGCGGCGAGTTTAACGGTAATGTTCAGTTAGATGATGCGAACTTTGCCTATCCTGAGCAGCAATTCAATGCCCTCAGTAATATAAAATTAGCGATCCGCCAAGGTGAGCGTGTTGGTATTATTGGCGCGGCAGGCTCTGGTAAATCGACCCTATTAGCCCTACTTTCTTATCAATATCGTCCAAGTTCAGGACAATTGTATTTTGAAGGTATTGATGCTCAGTTATGGCCACCCGCCGCCCTTCGTAACAACATCGGTTGGGTTGGACAGCAGCCAGCTCTTATTTACGGCACTATTTATGAAAATATTCTATTTGGCTGTGATGAAGTCGATGAAAAGCGCCTAAGTCATGCCATAACCACCTCGGGCTTAAATAGCTTTATGGATCGCCTTGCCAACGGATTAGAAACCCAAGTCGGTGAAAATGGCCGTAATTTATCAGGCGGTCAACGCCAAGCAGTCGCACTGGCTCGCGCACTGTATCGCTCACCTAGCCTATTGTTGATGGATGAGCCAACTAGCGCTTTAGATCAACAAGCAGAAGAGCGTTTTCGTCAAGCCCTGCATAAATTACCGCTTGATATCACCATGGTAATTAGCTCTCACCGCCAGTCTATTTTGGCGCAATGTGATCGCATTATTGTGCTAGAGCGTGGGCAAATAGTGGCTGATGGTGATGCAAAAACCATTCTTGCTAAACAAAAACCACAACGTCCTGTTAGCCGTGTTCGATCCGTCAGTATTGTTCAAGGAGGCGGTAATGAGCAGTAATTTAAAATGGGCAAATCAAAAACACGCCTATCGTTCTCGTAAAATCGTTTGGCTTTGTTCGCTACTAGTTATCTCTATTATCACTTGGTCTGCTTATTCCAAATTGGAAGAAGTGGTCGTAGGTGATGGCAAAGTTGTACCGACCCTCGCCATTCAAAAAATTCAGAGTTTAGAAGGCGGTATTATTGAACAAGTCTTAGTTAAAGCAGGCGAACAGGTAAAGAAAGGTCAGCCTTTAATTATTTTAGATGACACCCGTTTCCGTACCGCTTTCCAAGAGTCTGATGAGCATTACCGTACTTTACAAGCACAAATCAAACGCCTGAAAGCCGAATTAGACACAGTAAAAGTCAATACCAAGGAAAAAGATTGGAAAAAACAAATCACGATTTCCCATCAAGCTATCGCTTTTGATGATTTAAGTAAGCGTGCCCAGCTTAATGCTAAAGCCAACTACAACGAACGTATTGGACAAATTGAGTCACAACTTGAAGAAGCACAGCTTACGATTGAACAACAAACTGAAGCGTTACGTGATGCGAAAAGTAATACATCCACACTTTATAGCAGTCTTCGTTTAGTCAATAAAGAAGCCAAAATGCTCGAAGGGGCGGTAAAACGAGGCGCTGTTGCGGAAGTAGAATTGATCCAAACACGTCGCGATCAGGTCAAATTACGCGGCGAAATTGCCAGTTCAAAAGTTGCACAACAAAAAACGTCAGCAGCATTACGTGAAGCGATTGTGATGCGCCGCAATCTTGCGTTGGAATTTAGAACCTCAGTCCAAGCACAACTCAATGAATTGACCAATCAGTTTGCCCAATTAGAAGATAGTCAAGAAGGGTTAGCCGATCAGTTAAAACGAACCGAAATCACCGCCCCAATGGATGGCACTATTAAAGATATTTTAGTGCGCTCATTAGGCGGTGTTGTAAAACCCGGTGAACCTATCATGGAGTTAGTGCCCAATGACAGCAAGTTAATCGTTGAAGCGCGAATTTCGCCGCAAGATATTGCTTTTGTACAAACAGGATTAGAAGCCACCATTAAATTTACTGCTTACGATTTTGTGGTTTACGGTGGACGCAAAGGCACAGTGACATATGTCAGTGCTGATGCCCTACAAACAGAAGACGGTACCGCCTATTACCGCGCCCATATTCAGCTCCATGATGATCCCGAGACACGTTTGCAAGTCATTCCCGGCATGCAAGCCATGGTGGATATCTTAACGGGAGAAAAAACCGTTTTGAGCTACTGGTTAAAGCCGTTATTACGCGCCAAAGCAAGTGCATTAAGAGAGCCATAACATTTAGCTAATTAGTCATGCCGTTTTACACAAGACGGCATACAGAATAAGAGATAAAGGAAAAGGAATGCGTTTATCATCATTAATAGCAGCTGCGCTATTTTCATCAAGTGCTGCGCACGCGCTCTCTTTAGAAGAGTCTGTTGCCTCAGCCATTGATTACAGCCCACAAATTGCGGGGCAATATGCCCGTTTTCAATCAGTACTTCGTGAAGTCGATGGCGCACAGGCTGATTACTTGCCACAGGTAAATCTATACGCTGCTGCGGGTTATGAAGAAACCCGTTACAACAGTGGCAATAAAATCCCAAAAGACGATCGTGGTATGAACCGAACTGAAATTGGTTTAAAAGCCTCGCAGTTAATCTTTGATGGCTTTAAAACCTCAGCCAATACTGATCGCCTGAGCTATGAAGCAGAATCTGAGCGGTTAACCTTGTTATCGGATGCAGAGGATATTTCATTAGATACCACACGCTTGTACATGGAAGTACTGAAAGCCAAAACCATTCATGAATTAACCCAACGTAACGTCCGTGAACATGAAGCGATCTATCAAGATATTCTGGACAAAAATTCAAAAGGCTTAAGCAGTAATTCTGACTTAGCCCAAATCGCAGCACGCGTTGCGACAGCGCGCTCATCACTCATTGCCGCTGAAAATAACCTCTATGATCTCGACGCCCAATTCATGCGTTTAGTTGGAAAACCGGCAACAGGTTTAGTCGATCCTGTGGTCGATACTGCCCTACTGCCAAGCAGCAAAGAAATTGCTATTAAACAAGGCATTAAGCAGCACCCTGAAATTCAAGCAGCCATGGCTGATATTAAAGCGGCACGTGAAGAAATTCGCCGTGAAAAAGGCAATTACTTCCCTGAATTTAAGTTAGAAGTACACGCAAATGCCAACGACAACGTGGGTAATACACTTGGTCCGGATCAAGATGCCCGTGTCATGCTGACCATGAATTACGACATCTATAACGGTGGAAAAACCAATGCTGATACAGAAGCCTCTGCATGGCGTCATGAAGAAGCGCGTACGATCCGTTTGCGTGCAGAACGTGAAGTCGTAGAAGGAACGACCCTAGCGTGGAATGCCTACAACATGTTAGAGCAACAGAAGAAATTGTTAAAACAGAACGTTGATGCAGCAAAAGCCGCAGAAATGGGTTATGAAGAACAATTTCGTTTAGGCCGTCGTAGCTTACTTGACGTACTTGATGCAAAAGTAGAAGTGTTCCTTGCCCGCAAGAGCTACATCAATACTGAATATGACCACACCCTAGCGGCATATCGCATTCTTAATGCTATGGGTAAATTGACCTATGCGTTACGTGTTGAATACCCAGAACAATGGCAGGCGAAGGAGCAATAATCATGAAAAAATCACTACTTTCTCTCATTTTATTGCCTTTGCTTTTAACTGGCTGTGCAAACATGCCTGATACCCAAGTCACTCGCCACCAGATTGATGATCTTCGCGATCATGATAAAGATGGCGTGATCAACCAACGGGATATGTGTGCAGATACGCCTGCTGGTACTCAGGTTGATATTACAGGCTGTGCTCCTTGGGAAGTGAAGCCCAAATACGACATCCAGACAGTTTACTTTAACTTTGATGACGACCATATTCGCTTAGATCAAAATGAAACCTACACTCAACTTTTTGATTTATTAAAACAAAAGCCACAGGCAAAAGTGATCCTTGTTGGTGATACTAGCCCTGAAGGTACAAACGAATACAACAAAGCATTAGCGCAACGTCGTACAGGTGTGATTAAAGATGCATTGATTGAAAATGGTATTGCACCTGAGCGCATCTCAGAGCAAGAGTTTACGCAGGTGACCGAATTAACCAAGCACCTAAAGAAACGTGAGCGACGCACCATTGCTGTTATAACCAGCAACCAAATGGAGCCTGTAAAAAAATGGACAATTTACAGCTCTGAGCAGTCAGCGCAACATGCATCAACAGCACAGTGAGGGAATACTCGTGAATAAATCAACTTTAACTTACATGTTACCACTGGCGCTGTTTGCTTCTTCTGCTTATGCCGATAGCAGTAAAACCATTGCGGTTGAAAATGAACTCAATACCGTTGTCAACGAGCTAATTTCAACGGCAACGTTGAACAATCATTTACTCACAGAACAAAGCAATGACATTCAAAAAGTCATGATTGAAGATGGCGTAAAAATTGGTATTAGCTCTCGTCGTTGGTTAGATAGCGAAGTCGCCGTTTTTAAAGATAAATACGGTTATAAACCAACCGAACTGTACTTTACATCCGATGCCATCGCCATTTTAGTTAATGATGATAATCCAATTAAGTCTATTTCAATCAATGCGCTGGCTGATATCTTTGGCTGCCAATCATCATTAAAATCAATTCAATGGCAGACAGTAAGTCCTGTACTTGCCAACAATACTGAACTGACACAAGTACACGCTTATTCAGTTAATGGTGATTTATCAGCACACCGTAATTTCACCAAGATGATCACCTGCTACGATGGCCAAAAAACGGCAACTAAATCGTTAAACAGCCGTAAAGATTTAATCGATACTATTGAATCAAAAGAAAACGCCATTGGTTACACCGTATATCAAAGCCAAGACAAAGATATTAAACGTATTGATATTATTGATAAAAATGGTGAGATGTTTGGATTAGATCATGAAACAATTTTATCAGGCCGCTATCCGCTTGCTAACGTTTATTACATGTATCTGAATTTAGAACCTACAAATAACTCTCTATCGCCGCAGCAAACGGCTTTTGTTAATTACGTAATGACACCAGAAGCGCAGCAGACACTCACTGACAACGGCTTTATCGATTTACCTGCAGCGGCAATTACGCGCAACAAAGTCGTATTAAAACAACAGCAACCTGAGATTCAGGGCGGTTATAAATAACTAAACAATTGCTTTAGAGCAACCATAATTTGCTATCTATCGCTATCAAAGCAAAAGGGGCGTAAAGTTAAACTTTACGCCCCTTTTTTATTCTATTGAATATTGTTGATCATGCAGCATTTGGTACACGGAACATGCGGCGACACATTTCTAAAAACTGACCATAAACAATGCCCAACGCACCAGAAACCACGATATTACTGGTTACCGCAGTAACAATCTGATCAAAGTTCGCCCCTACAACAAATAATATGCAAGCATAGATCGGTGATTGAAATAACACATAGGCCACCATATCAGAGAAGCCTTTCATCCAACGTTTTGTTGAAAAGCGCATACCTGTTCGGATCATGTAATCTCTAAACATCCCATAAGGCCAAGCAATCGCAATATTAACTGGGATAGATAATGTTCGTGATGCTAACGACTGCTCAAACGACATACCTGAAATAAAGATCTCAATCATCATGCCAGCGGCAAAGCTAAACACAACCATCGCAAAAGTATCTGCTGCGGCATTTCTATACTTTAAAGGAAATTTAATCACAGACATGGCTATCTCTTACCAAACAATACACTAATTAAAACACTGCATAGAGTGACCTTCACTGCCTTTAAATTATTAAGCAGTTTATTTGCGTATTAAACCAGAGTTTAACTAAAATAAGACACCATATTTTAATGTTATTTTCATTTTGGTAACTAACTTTCAATATGAAAATAGTGTTTTAAACTGCCTTTATACAAACCAGCCAGTGTAATCATTTATTTATATAGAGATTAATTATGCTGCGCCCTTTCTCCCCTAGATACAGATATAAAAAATCCGAGAACTTATTATAAGCGCTCGGATTTATAGATATTCTTTTCGCGAATTATCCCGTTAGTGATTTACAACTAATTGTGCATCACTTTCACCGTTAGGTAACTGAATGGTTAATGCAATCACCAGAGAGACAATCAATAATGCGAACATCAAGTAGAAAGTTGCAATAAAGCCACCAAAAACGGATGCGACAATTGAACCAATCAAGCTACCAACACCGAAGCCTAGGTAAATAACACCGTAGTTTTTAGTTAGATTATTCAAACCAAAGAAGTCACTCACTAATGATGGGAACACGGTTAATGTGCCACCAAAACTAAACGCGATACACGCTACAGCGGCATAAAATACCATCATATTCAAATGCGCAAATAACAATGCACATACACCCACTAAACAGATCGTCAACGCAATCGCTATTACCTTAGTACGTGCTATTTTATCTGACAGAATACCAAGAACTAAACGACCACTGATGTTGGCTACGGCAATGATAGTTACTGCAGATGCCGCAACGCCAGCAGTTAAGTGTACATAAGATTGACCAATATCTTTGGCAACACCGATAACATATAAGCCGCTCATACATAAGGTTAAGAAGATCAAAGCAAGCATCCAATATTGTGGGTGTTTCATTGACTCAGCTAAGCTGTAATCACGAGCGCCCTCTGCTGCTTGCTCCGCTGAGATCTCTTGTTTAGGTGCATCAGTCATTAACAATCCACCAAGAATAACCATGATCATGGCAACAACACCCCAAATATCAAATGTCGTTTCAAGACCGCCATGCTGAAGGAAATACATGTTAATGAATTTAAAGCCTAAACTACCAAGGCCGTAAGCACCAATAGCACACGCTGAAATTAAGCCTTTACGCTCTGGGAACCACTTCACACAGTTAGATAGGGTCATTAAATAGCCCGTACCATCGGCAAAGCCAATTAAGAAACCCGCAAACACATAAAGCAAAATAAGGTTAGTAGCATGAGCTGTTAGCAATAAACTTGCACCTAGTAGCACACCTGCGCCAATGGTCACTTTACGTACACCAAAACGCTCTTGCATTTTACCAGCCATAGAAGAAGCAACAGCCAACGCTAAACTCAATATACCAAATGAAAATGCAACACGACTAACAGGCTCTGATAACTTGTCGGCAAGTTGGGCATTGAACAAACTCCATGTGTAAACCGAACCCAATGCAAACTGGGTAATGATGGTGCCAATTAAGGTTAGAACACGGGTTCTATTCGTGCTGTGAGTGCTCATTGTCGTACTCTCCAAGGGGACTTATAACGCTGGCAATAACCTGTTCAGTTATCGCTTCCTGTTCCCAACATACGACTATTTATAAAGATAACAATAGCATTGAAAAACTATAAAATGAGCTGCCTGCTCAGTGGAATAAAATGCAATATATCAGCATGAAATGCATTTTATAGCTTTACCTATTACAGCTTCATCCGTTCACGGAACTGCTTAATATTACTGCGACTAACTGGCACCTGTTGTTCATGATGCTGTAGTTTCAGCATGTAAGTACTGTTTACCCAAGGAATGATTTCCTGCACCCGTGAAAGATTAATACAGTACGAGCGATGGCAACGGAAGAAGTCAGATTCAGGTAATTTCGCCACCAGCTCACTAATCGCCATTGGCGCAACAAAGCGACCATCAGCAGTATAAACTGTGGTGATTTTTTCGTTGGCTTCCGCATAATCAATCTCGCAAACAGGCGTTATAACAATACGGTTATCTTTCATTAAATTTATGGTATGACTGCGCGATGGTTCAGACACTTGTTGTTCTTGTTGGTTAACCTCTTGATGTTGCTGTTCTAATTTCGCTAACAACCCTTTCATCCTTGTTTCACTAATGGGTTTCAGCAAATAATCAAACGCTTCAAGTTCGAAGGCATCAACCGCATGATCTTTATAAGCGGTGGTAAATACAATATGAGGCTTATGTTTAAACTGAGAAATATTACGTGCGAGTAACATGCCATCAATCGACGGAATATTAATATCAAGAAACACAATATCGACTTGGTTAGTTTGGAGAAACTTAAAGGCTTCCAATCCATCTTCAAAAGCAGCCTCAATATGAATATGGCTATGAGTTTGAATTAAATATGTTAACTCTTCGCGGGCTAAATATTCATCTTCAACAATTAGCGCTTTCATCATGGAATAACCTTTATTTTACGTAAAACAACATTTCAGTGCCTTTTTCTAGGCGGCGAATATGCAAGCCTTCTCCGTAAAGCAGTAACAAACGCTGATGGACATTATTTAAACCTATACGATGCGAATCAACATTACCTGTATAAAGTTGGTCGATGATGTTTTGCGAGATCCCAATGCCTGTATCTTGGATCATAATAGCAATTCTCTCACCGACTGTTTTCACTGCAATCGTCACCGTTCCCGGCTCTCGGGATGGCTGAATACCGTGCAGAATGGCATTTTCAACGATCGGCTGAATGAGTAAACATGGGATCAGAGGATGAACATCTTCAATATCAAAAATAACGTCGAGTTTATTACCAAATCGGGCTTGCTCGATAGCGACATAATCGCGTACTTGTTGTAACTCTTCTTGGATATCGATCAATTCAACATCACGTTCTAGGTTATATCTCAGAAAATCCGCTAAATTAGCAATCAATTGCCTTGCATGATCAGGACGAATACGGATCAACGTTGAAATCGCATTTAACGCATTAAACAAAAAATGAGGGTTAATTTTACTCTGTAAGGCAGAAAACTCGGCTTTGCTTGCCATCGTTTTTAATTGTTCAATTCGGGATACTTCCATTTGAGTCGAGATAATTTGCGATAAACCAATCGCCATTTCACGTAACGACAAACGTATTTGATCGGGCTTACAATAG is part of the Photobacterium angustum genome and harbors:
- a CDS encoding HlyD family type I secretion periplasmic adaptor subunit, which translates into the protein MSSNLKWANQKHAYRSRKIVWLCSLLVISIITWSAYSKLEEVVVGDGKVVPTLAIQKIQSLEGGIIEQVLVKAGEQVKKGQPLIILDDTRFRTAFQESDEHYRTLQAQIKRLKAELDTVKVNTKEKDWKKQITISHQAIAFDDLSKRAQLNAKANYNERIGQIESQLEEAQLTIEQQTEALRDAKSNTSTLYSSLRLVNKEAKMLEGAVKRGAVAEVELIQTRRDQVKLRGEIASSKVAQQKTSAALREAIVMRRNLALEFRTSVQAQLNELTNQFAQLEDSQEGLADQLKRTEITAPMDGTIKDILVRSLGGVVKPGEPIMELVPNDSKLIVEARISPQDIAFVQTGLEATIKFTAYDFVVYGGRKGTVTYVSADALQTEDGTAYYRAHIQLHDDPETRLQVIPGMQAMVDILTGEKTVLSYWLKPLLRAKASALREP
- a CDS encoding TolC family outer membrane protein yields the protein MRLSSLIAAALFSSSAAHALSLEESVASAIDYSPQIAGQYARFQSVLREVDGAQADYLPQVNLYAAAGYEETRYNSGNKIPKDDRGMNRTEIGLKASQLIFDGFKTSANTDRLSYEAESERLTLLSDAEDISLDTTRLYMEVLKAKTIHELTQRNVREHEAIYQDILDKNSKGLSSNSDLAQIAARVATARSSLIAAENNLYDLDAQFMRLVGKPATGLVDPVVDTALLPSSKEIAIKQGIKQHPEIQAAMADIKAAREEIRREKGNYFPEFKLEVHANANDNVGNTLGPDQDARVMLTMNYDIYNGGKTNADTEASAWRHEEARTIRLRAEREVVEGTTLAWNAYNMLEQQKKLLKQNVDAAKAAEMGYEEQFRLGRRSLLDVLDAKVEVFLARKSYINTEYDHTLAAYRILNAMGKLTYALRVEYPEQWQAKEQ
- a CDS encoding OmpA family protein: MKKSLLSLILLPLLLTGCANMPDTQVTRHQIDDLRDHDKDGVINQRDMCADTPAGTQVDITGCAPWEVKPKYDIQTVYFNFDDDHIRLDQNETYTQLFDLLKQKPQAKVILVGDTSPEGTNEYNKALAQRRTGVIKDALIENGIAPERISEQEFTQVTELTKHLKKRERRTIAVITSNQMEPVKKWTIYSSEQSAQHASTAQ
- a CDS encoding PstS family phosphate ABC transporter substrate-binding protein, whose protein sequence is MNKSTLTYMLPLALFASSAYADSSKTIAVENELNTVVNELISTATLNNHLLTEQSNDIQKVMIEDGVKIGISSRRWLDSEVAVFKDKYGYKPTELYFTSDAIAILVNDDNPIKSISINALADIFGCQSSLKSIQWQTVSPVLANNTELTQVHAYSVNGDLSAHRNFTKMITCYDGQKTATKSLNSRKDLIDTIESKENAIGYTVYQSQDKDIKRIDIIDKNGEMFGLDHETILSGRYPLANVYYMYLNLEPTNNSLSPQQTAFVNYVMTPEAQQTLTDNGFIDLPAAAITRNKVVLKQQQPEIQGGYK
- a CDS encoding L-alanine exporter AlaE; amino-acid sequence: MSVIKFPLKYRNAAADTFAMVVFSFAAGMMIEIFISGMSFEQSLASRTLSIPVNIAIAWPYGMFRDYMIRTGMRFSTKRWMKGFSDMVAYVLFQSPIYACILFVVGANFDQIVTAVTSNIVVSGALGIVYGQFLEMCRRMFRVPNAA
- a CDS encoding L-lactate MFS transporter; the protein is MSTHSTNRTRVLTLIGTIITQFALGSVYTWSLFNAQLADKLSEPVSRVAFSFGILSLALAVASSMAGKMQERFGVRKVTIGAGVLLGASLLLTAHATNLILLYVFAGFLIGFADGTGYLMTLSNCVKWFPERKGLISACAIGAYGLGSLGFKFINMYFLQHGGLETTFDIWGVVAMIMVILGGLLMTDAPKQEISAEQAAEGARDYSLAESMKHPQYWMLALIFLTLCMSGLYVIGVAKDIGQSYVHLTAGVAASAVTIIAVANISGRLVLGILSDKIARTKVIAIALTICLVGVCALLFAHLNMMVFYAAVACIAFSFGGTLTVFPSLVSDFFGLNNLTKNYGVIYLGFGVGSLIGSIVASVFGGFIATFYLMFALLIVSLVIALTIQLPNGESDAQLVVNH
- a CDS encoding LytR/AlgR family response regulator transcription factor; this translates as MMKALIVEDEYLAREELTYLIQTHSHIHIEAAFEDGLEAFKFLQTNQVDIVFLDINIPSIDGMLLARNISQFKHKPHIVFTTAYKDHAVDAFELEAFDYLLKPISETRMKGLLAKLEQQHQEVNQQEQQVSEPSRSHTINLMKDNRIVITPVCEIDYAEANEKITTVYTADGRFVAPMAISELVAKLPESDFFRCHRSYCINLSRVQEIIPWVNSTYMLKLQHHEQQVPVSRSNIKQFRERMKL